The genomic interval attaaaatctTCAGTTTGTAAAAATGTCTATTTTatattagtttttaatatttcattttgtaaaaatggGACCAAAATCgataaaatacttttatttaagttacaaaaatgtcaatattgttttttttttttaattatcatttgtccttatttctttatttgtATAGCTTTAGTATAAGTACCATAGTTATAAACAACACCTTTTTAAGAGAAgtttaatcatttttttaatgaaataaaaaaaaacagttttgaATTGTTTCACATTCCATTGtttcaaatcaataaaaatgtgtgACACTTCCCTGACATAAAAACGCATTTCGtattttattatgatttaatATTAGTTTTCAGATAAGTAGACATTgctataaattaataaaaacaaattcttagcattttttaaaattggaAGTCTTTTCACCATGGAAGTTTCTACGCAGTTATCGATAGTACAATAAGCGTTTTACCATCCCTACCGGacttattgtttattattattttggcaAAACAAGAAGCCCCATTTGCCACTTGCCGAAGATGCCGAGTAAACTAGATAGCTTATATCGTCGCATGCTGATAACGAGGTTCTTTGAAAAGGGATGGGGAAAGCCGGAAAACCTGCGCAAGTAAGTGTTTTACTTAAAAAGGAGAATGGCATAAACTAAGTGCTCTCCATACGGATTCTTtacgtaataaaattttaatttgctctAGGTTATTCCAATTGGCGTAAAAGTACAAGTAAATAGGGTTTTCATCGGTTGGCAATGGGGAAACTACTGTGTTTAGTTCACAAGATCTTTCAGAGTTACGGTTTTAGTTAAAACAAACACTCgaagttttctttttccgATGGGCTCGCTCTTCATAGTGCATATGgataataatacaatatatatgtgcatattaatgaaatatatacacattttaaTTCCCCAAAGTATATTTGATATGCATGCTCCTACTCAGGGCTTTACTAATTTAttaccaaaatatataaaaatattatttcactTTGTGAAAAGGTCATTTTAATATAAGGCTATCTTTATACAAGCTCTATGTTATCACTAATTCCTCCCAATCACAAATTTTCATCTGATAAATAACAAAGTTCATCTACTATTATCATAGTCTTATTAATTTGGAAACCTATTGAACTTCAGGTCAAAATTTTCTATTATATCATCctgaaatgaatttatgtTCCTAAAAAAGATGTGGTTCTTAAGTTAATTCAGTTTATTGTTGAAAATTGTAGTTTTTTATGAAACCTAAGTATGtagattatttatttttatcgttTTCCGATGCCATTGATCTACATTGCAGTGCCCCTCCGCCAGTGGACACTGGATAAGACCAGGTTAGTGGGATATAGACCCTAAGAAAGTGAGGATCATGTGAAtagatattatttattcttcatatttttaatttagttgCCTATTGGCAAGTTGCTTTCATAAGTGTTAATTATTCCTGAAGTTCAATCAATCAcatttaacttattttttttgctccCAAAAAGGCTCAtcatatttttttagtttcgcAACATAATTTTATCACTTGTACAATTGGAGTGCGTACCCAATTTAATTGACCAAATTAAACGAACATTATTTCAGAGTATTTCAGTTCCGAAAGGTGATATCCAGTAGGGAGTCATGTTTCAAGCTCGTGCCCCGCGATTATCCGGTGGAGATTACGAAGAAAGAAATAGGTGCGGAGAGCACGCTGATAGAAGGCCAGTTTAAGACCCCCATGGAGCTGCACATGCCCGGAGTTGTGCCAGAAGAGTCCCAGCAGGCGCACTTTCAGTTGTTGATCCCGAATAAGtggaaaaacgaaaagcaCAAGCCCATATGCATTCACCTGGCCGGAACTGGTGACCATGTGAGTACCATCGCTAGATCCGTGTCCAACTTCCGAGATTAATGTCTGTTTACTTTCAATAGAGGCCAGACGCCAGGCGACCGGCCTATCAGCATTTAGCTAAAAGTGGGTCCCACCAAAATAgatattgtttattattacgAATCCAGTGTTAGAGCCCAGCCTTAtcttttgattgatttgtttCCCTAATATTTAAACCCATCTGGTCATAGTTAGCTTAACCCTTTTTCGATTCCCACATAGAAACCATTTTGTTTGGGACCATTTTCAGCCATAATTTCATAATATACACCAATTCGAACATATATAAAGTgcataacttttaaatattgcAGTTCTTTTGGCGTAGACGAAATTTTATAGCGAAACCGCTTCTGAAGGACGCCAACATAGGATCCATAATACTTGAGAATCCCTTTTATGGCTTGAgaaaaccaaacaaccaaacGTAAGTCTTATTGGTTTAGATGTGTTGTATGCAATAAtgatacatttttaattttaggcGATCCAACCTGCATAACGTGTCCGATATCTTTGTGATGGGTGGGTGCCTCATCCTGGAATGCCTGGTACTCTTTCACTGGTGCGAAAGGAATGGCTTTGGTCCACTAGGCGTCACAGGATTGTCAATGGGCGGTCATGTAAGCTAAGATAGGTGAAAACCTTCGAGGGAGTGCTAAACAATCTACTTTTCTTTTAGATGGCATCACTAGCTGCTACAAATTGGCCGAAACCGCTGGTACTGGTGCCATGTCTATCCTGGTCCACCGCATCCGCTGTTTTTACAACTGTAGGTGCAGCTAAAGTATGGCAAGAAAATCAAACTGACATTTATTTCATCCGTGTGTTTTAGGGAGTAATGAGCCAGTCCATCAACTGGGATATGCTGGAAACGCAGTATTTCTCTGACGGACAGTACAGAGAACGGCTATCCAAAATGGTTACTGTGATAGACGATGCATTTTCCGCGGGCCAAAGCTTCATACAGAACTTTAATCAATCTCTGCAAGAGCTGAAGGAGGACATCAGCGATACGAGAAAGATTCACGAAACTGAAAACAGTAACACCTGCGGGGATAAGTACGAGACACGGGGCATCTGTCCCCAAGAAGACAGTTCCATATTTCTATCCAAGTCCTTGAAGAACACCAAACTTGACTCCGAGAACCTGACCATAGATGCAAAGGACACGCTCAGTCAAAAGGTGGTCATTGAAACGGAAGAACCATCCAAGGAGTCCAAGGAGTCCACGTTGACAAACCTCATGAAATTCATTCTGCCCCTGTCTGCGCAAAGCAAATCCGATAAAATAGACATAACCAAGACGAACTGGTGGGAACGGGAGGCGCTGCAGTTCATGCGCGGCATGATGGATGAGTGCACCCACCTGAAGAACTTCTCGGTGCCCTTCGACACCTCCCTGATCATAGCGGTCTGTGCCAAAGACGATGCCTATGTGCCTCGGGAAGGGTGTTCCAGCCTCGAGGACATTTGGCCCGGAGCAGAGGTGCGATACTTGGATGCTGGTCATGTGAGCGCCTACGTCCTGCACCAGAAACTATTCAGGTGGGCATACACGTTTCTCCATATTGCTAAATCGAATTCTAAGCGATTTCTTATCTTTGCAGATCCTGCATTATTGAGGCTTTTGAGAGGGCGAAGAAAATCTATGAAAAGGACGTGGGCGAAGGCCTGAAATGTGATATTACCTATGAGCAGTTGATAAAGAGATATGACAAAAATATTCAGTAAACATAAGTTAGAATATTAAAACATAATGATGAATATGTTGCCATTTAAAGAAAAGGTCTAGTAAATTGCACAACATgtagtattttatttaaggggggaaaagtttttgagttgaatattaaatattcgacataaataaataatattaaatataatatgtaaataaatataaccGTCAT from Drosophila yakuba strain Tai18E2 chromosome 3L, Prin_Dyak_Tai18E2_2.1, whole genome shotgun sequence carries:
- the LOC6533917 gene encoding protein ABHD18 isoform X1, yielding MPSKLDSLYRRMLITRFFEKGWGKPENLRKVFQFRKVISSRESCFKLVPRDYPVEITKKEIGAESTLIEGQFKTPMELHMPGVVPEESQQAHFQLLIPNKWKNEKHKPICIHLAGTGDHFFWRRRNFIAKPLLKDANIGSIILENPFYGLRKPNNQTRSNLHNVSDIFVMGGCLILECLVLFHWCERNGFGPLGVTGLSMGGHMASLAATNWPKPLVLVPCLSWSTASAVFTTGVMSQSINWDMLETQYFSDGQYRERLSKMVTVIDDAFSAGQSFIQNFNQSLQELKEDISDTRKIHETENSNTCGDKYETRGICPQEDSSIFLSKSLKNTKLDSENLTIDAKDTLSQKVVIETEEPSKESKESTLTNLMKFILPLSAQSKSDKIDITKTNWWEREALQFMRGMMDECTHLKNFSVPFDTSLIIAVCAKDDAYVPREGCSSLEDIWPGAEVRYLDAGHVSAYVLHQKLFRSCIIEAFERAKKIYEKDVGEGLKCDITYEQLIKRYDKNIQ
- the LOC6533917 gene encoding protein ABHD18 isoform X2, giving the protein MPLRQWTLDKTRVFQFRKVISSRESCFKLVPRDYPVEITKKEIGAESTLIEGQFKTPMELHMPGVVPEESQQAHFQLLIPNKWKNEKHKPICIHLAGTGDHFFWRRRNFIAKPLLKDANIGSIILENPFYGLRKPNNQTRSNLHNVSDIFVMGGCLILECLVLFHWCERNGFGPLGVTGLSMGGHMASLAATNWPKPLVLVPCLSWSTASAVFTTGVMSQSINWDMLETQYFSDGQYRERLSKMVTVIDDAFSAGQSFIQNFNQSLQELKEDISDTRKIHETENSNTCGDKYETRGICPQEDSSIFLSKSLKNTKLDSENLTIDAKDTLSQKVVIETEEPSKESKESTLTNLMKFILPLSAQSKSDKIDITKTNWWEREALQFMRGMMDECTHLKNFSVPFDTSLIIAVCAKDDAYVPREGCSSLEDIWPGAEVRYLDAGHVSAYVLHQKLFRSCIIEAFERAKKIYEKDVGEGLKCDITYEQLIKRYDKNIQ